The following coding sequences are from one Lolium rigidum isolate FL_2022 chromosome 6, APGP_CSIRO_Lrig_0.1, whole genome shotgun sequence window:
- the LOC124661694 gene encoding DNA-(apurinic or apyrimidinic site) endonuclease, chloroplastic-like, with the protein MQQLLRGASLLRLYKCSRGLPSANFSCRKLVLTKLNVMSEGIRATYSRRAASKNVEIKKDDQTIIEKEDVTESSLEIERIRGDPSMLQSMTVKELRELTRRMGVSGKGNKKDLVSALMDSLGQEVTDKDGASTVEKVGPSEVPSKRKGAASVVVEQNLETSEVTSETPSKRSRTKQKSTKGTIPKENSVTTVKLNKTSIQKETVVVHGTVDDAEPWTLLVHKKPRPEWIPYNPKVMRPPPLGKDTRAVKILSWNVNGLRALMKSRGFSVHELAQREDFDILCLQETKMQEKDVEVIKESLLEGYTNSFWTCSVSKLGYSGTAIISRVKPLSIKYGLGVADHDTEGRVVTVEFDDFYLLTAYVPNSGDGLKRLTYRVTEWDPCLGNYMKELEKSKPVILTGDLNCAHQEIDIHDPAGNSRSAGFTKEERKSFETNFLSKGFVDTFRKQHPDVVGYSYWGYRHNCRKTNRGWRLDYFLVSESIAERVHDSYILPDVSASDHSPLGLILKL; encoded by the exons ATGCAGCAGCTCCTGCGCGGCGCCTCGCTCCTCCGTCTCTACAA GTGTAGCCGTGGGCTTCCAAGTGCAAACTTCAGTTGCAGAAAGTTAGTGCTTACAAAGCTGAACGTGATGAGTGAGGGGATTCGGGCTACGTATTCACGCCGAGCTGCCTCTAAGAacgttgagatcaagaaagatgaCCAGACAATCATAGAGAAG GAAGATGTCACTGAAAGCTCGTTGGAGATAGAGCGAATCAGAGGTGATCCTAGTATGCTCCAATCCATGACAGTGAAAGAGCTCAGGGAACTCACAAG GAGGATGGGAGTTTCTGGGAAAGGTAACAAGAAAGACTTAGTATCAGCTCTGATGGATTCTCTGGGCCAGGAAGTAACTG ATAAAGATGGAGCATCAACAGTTGAGAAAGTTGGCCCGTCAGAAGTACCTTCAAAAAGAAAAGGTGCTGCTTCAGTAGTAGTTGAACAAAATTTAGAAACTTCTGAAGTTACTTCTGAAACTCCTAGCAAGAGAAGTAGAACAAAGCAGAAATCAACTAAGGGCACCATTCCGAAGGAGAATTCTGTGACTACTGTCAAGCTAAATAAGACATCAATCCAGAAGGAAACAGTTGTTG TTCACGGTACTGTGGATGATGCAGAGCCTTGGACTCTACTTGTGCACAAGAAGCCACGACCTGAGTGGATTCCCTACAATCCGAAGGTCATGAGGCCTCCACCCCTTGGCAAGGATACAAGGGCCGTAAAGATTCTATCATGGAATGTCAATGGACTGAGAGCTTTGATGAAATCTAGGGGCTTCTCTGTTCATGAGTTAGCACAGAGGGAGGATTTTGATATACTATGCCTGCAAGAGACGAAAATGCAG GAGAAAGATGTTGAAGTCATCAAGGAAAGTCTACTTGAAGGCTATACCAATAGTTTCTGGACATGCAGTGTATCGAAACTTGGCTATTCGGGGACTGCCATAATTTCAcgg GTGAAACCACTTTCTATCAAGTATGGGCTTGGTGTAGCAGACCATGATACAGAAGGGAGGGTTGTGACAGTGGAATTTGATGATTTTTACTTGCTAACCGCTTATGTACCGAATTCTGGTGATGGTCTAAAAAGACTG ACTTACAGGGTCACAGAGTGGGATCCATGCCTTGGTAACTACATGAAA GAATTGGAAAAATCGAAACCTGTCATACTGACTGGTGATCTTAACTGTGCGCACCAGGAGATTGATATACATGATCCTGCT GGAAATAGTAGAAGTGCTGGCTTCACAAAAGAAGAAAGGAAATCATTCGAGACTAACTTCTTGTCCAAAGGGTTCGTCGATACGTTTCGGAAACAGCATCCTGATGTTGTTGGATATAGCTACTGGGGCTACAGGCATAACTGCCGGAAGACTAATAGAG GTTGGCGCCTGGATTACTTTCTCGTGTCGGAGTCCATCGCAGAACGAGTCCATGACTCGTACATCCTCCCGGACGTTTCTGCCAGCGACCACAGCCCACTTGGCCTCATACTGAAGCTCTAG
- the LOC124666590 gene encoding DNA-(apurinic or apyrimidinic site) endonuclease, chloroplastic-like has protein sequence MASRQEPWTKLAHSKKQPGWVAYNPRTMRPQPLGDDTKHMKILSYNVNGVRNVVRSGQFSALAQRENFDVLCLQETHLKEGDVKDFKNLIAGYDYSYWSCSVARLDYSGTGVISRVKPMSVQYGIGTAEHDQEGRVITLEFDNFYLVNAYVPNSGRGLKRLLYRVDDWDPCFSEFVEKLESFKPVIVAGDLNCACQEMDIHNPPMKTDDAGFTEEERQSFEINFTMRGFVDTFRKQHPNAVGYTFWGENQRRNNKGWRLDYFLASGSIIDRVHDSYILPDVTDSDHSPIGLVLKV, from the exons ATGGCGAGCAGGCAGGAGCCTTGGACTAAGCTTGCACACAGTAAGAAGCAACCAGGATGGGTCGCATACAACCCAAGGACCATGAGGCCTCAGCCACTGGGCGACGACACCAAGCATATGAAGATTCTGTCCTATAATGTCAATGGGGTGAGGAATGTTGTGAGGTCAGGACAGTTTTCTGCCCTGGCTCAGAGGGAGAATTTTGATGTACTGTGCCTCCAAGAGACACATCTGAAG GAGGGCGATGTGAAAGATTTCAAGAATCTGATTGCAGGGTATGACTACAGCTATTGGTCATGCAGTGTCGCAAGGCTTGACTATTCAGGGACTGGAGTGATTTCAAGG GTAAAACCAATGTCTGTCCAGTACGGAATTGGCACAGCAGAACATGATCAGGAGGGCAGGGTAATCACTTTGGAGTTTGATAATTTCTACTTGGTCAATGCTTATGTCCCAAATTCTGGCCGTGGTTTAAAGAGGCTG CTCTACAGGGTTGATGATTGGGATCCATGTTTCAGCGAATTTGTAGAA AAACTGGAAAGTTTTAAACCAGTAATTGTTGCTGGTGACCTCAACTGTGCTTGTCAGGAGATGGACATCCATAATCCTCCA ATGAAAACTGACGATGCAGGTTTCACGGAAGAAGAGAGGCAGTCATTTGAGATAAACTTTACTATGAGAGGCTTTGTTGATACCTTCAGAAAGCAGCATCCCAACGCTGTGGGCTACACCTTCTGGGGCGAAAACCAGCGGCGTAACAACAAAG GTTGGCGATTGGATTACTTTCTGGCGTCAGGATCCATCATTGACAGGGTACATGATTCGTACATTCTTCCGGATGTAACAGACAGCGACCACAGTCCAATTGGCCTTGTGCTGAAGGTCTAG
- the LOC124666589 gene encoding trinucleotide repeat-containing gene 6C protein-like, with translation MSMYANIVDWDDSAAFEAFKDAKDRFYAVYHGQPCNIPLPDPNMYIDVVNPDEYLDPELIADLERSRRSVPRRDNTAPDGWDSFIFSDKPVPATGWGDGETTNTIGQQCSVNWDNYVEQPVEANCNQSSANWDNYASLPAETFVQQSSWDMYAEQQGQTSSWGAPVMPGTSHWDMNGDSQQAWNHDYGWGSAAVQTDSWGNQRDSQCVPDSQAQGGSYGHWKRRNNESGRRNSRNRERGGPIGSKAMKSKYQADEHGGANNSWRPCRVRDSMHYSYGQPGYGNQSLAM, from the coding sequence ATGTCGAtgtatgcaaatattgttgactgGGATGATTCAGCTGCGTTTGAAGCCTTCAAAGATGCAAAGGACCGTTTCTATGCTGTATATCATGGTCAACCATGTAACATCCCTCTTCCCGACCCAAACATGTATATTGATGTGGTCAACCCAGATGAGTATCTTGATCCTGAACTGATTGCTGATCTGGAGAGGTCACGACGCTCTGTTCCCAGAAGGGACAACACTGCGCCAGATGGCTGGGACTCCTTCATCTTCTCTGACAAGCCAGTTCCGGCCACAGGATGGGGTGATGGGGAAACAACCAACACAATTGGTCAGCAATGCTCTGTGAACTGGGATAATTATGTGGAACAGCCCGTTGAAGCCAATTGCAATCAGAGCTCAGCGAACTGGGATAATTATGCTAGTCTGCCTGCTGAAACATTTGTTCAGCAAAGCTCTTGGGACATGTATGCGGAACAGCAAGGTCAGACAAGCAGCTGGGGGGCTCCAGTCATGCCTGGCACATCCCATTGGGACATGAACGGTGACTCCCAGCAGGCATGGAACCATGACTATGGTTGGGGATCTGCAGCCGTTCAGACTGATTCATGGGGCAACCAAAGAGATAGCCAATGTGTGCCTGACAGCCAAGCTCAAGGCGGCTCATATGGACACTGGAAAAGGCGGAACAATGAGTCGGGCAGAAGGAACAgcaggaacagagaaagaggtgGCCCCATTGGCTCAAAGGCCATGAAATCAAAGTACCAAGCGGACGAGCATGGCGGCGCAAACAACAGCTGGAGGCCCTGCCGTGTAAGAGATAGCATGCACTACTCTTATGGGCAGCCTGGCTACGGCAACCAGTCGCTAGCAATGTAA